In Phreatobacter stygius, a genomic segment contains:
- a CDS encoding helix-turn-helix transcriptional regulator, which produces MRRADRLIDLLSHFRGKTLVTADALAERLEVSVRTVYRDIATLQAQGFPIDGQAGVGYVLRGPVDLPPLTFDHDQLEALALGLAYVVEVGDPALAAAAAAARAKIDSAWTGQPSPGVAGRPLRARQRPDRRAPTFAAGLRAALRARRLVAFDYVDAEARQSRRTVRPLALTAFSDGWMLIAWCELRTDFRTFRLDRMREPRISAATFADEPGRDLASYLAARRPA; this is translated from the coding sequence GATCGGCTGATCGACCTGTTGTCGCATTTCCGCGGCAAGACGCTCGTCACCGCGGACGCGCTCGCCGAACGGCTGGAGGTCTCGGTCCGCACCGTCTACCGCGATATCGCGACGCTGCAGGCGCAGGGTTTCCCGATCGACGGCCAGGCCGGCGTCGGCTATGTGCTGCGCGGCCCGGTCGACCTGCCGCCGCTGACCTTCGATCACGACCAGCTGGAGGCCCTGGCGCTCGGCCTCGCCTATGTCGTCGAGGTCGGCGATCCCGCCTTGGCGGCCGCGGCGGCGGCGGCGCGTGCCAAGATCGACAGCGCCTGGACCGGGCAGCCGAGCCCTGGCGTCGCCGGACGGCCGCTGCGTGCCCGGCAACGGCCTGATCGGCGCGCGCCCACCTTTGCCGCCGGCTTGCGCGCGGCATTGCGGGCGCGACGCCTGGTCGCGTTCGACTATGTCGATGCCGAGGCGCGGCAAAGCCGGCGGACAGTGCGGCCGCTGGCGCTGACCGCCTTCTCGGACGGCTGGATGCTGATCGCCTGGTGCGAACTGCGCACCGACTTTCGCACCTTCCGGCTCGACCGCATGAGGGAGCCGAGGATCTCGGCGGCGACCTTTGCCGACGAGCCCGGGCGGGATCTCGCAAGCTACCTGGCCGCGCGGCGGCCGGCCTGA
- a CDS encoding alpha-hydroxy acid oxidase — protein MSRTITCIEDLRLIAKRRVPRMFYDYADSGAWTESTYRANEADFGRIKLRQRVAVDMSNRTLESTMVGQKVAMPVAIAPTGLTGMQHADGEILAARAAEKAGIPFTLSTMSICSIEDVAENTSSPFWFQLYVMRDRDFINRLIDRAKAAQCSALVLTLDLQILGQRHKDIRNGLSAPPKPTLANLINLATKPRWCLGMLGTKRRTFRNIAGHAKGVEDMSSLSAWTAEQFDPTLSWDDVKWIKDRWGGKLILKGILDPEDAEMAARSGADALVVSNHGGRQLDGALSSIAALPAIVQTVGDRIEVLMDGGIRSGQDVIKALALGAKGVFIGRAFLYGLGAMGEQGVTLCLDIIRKELDTTMALCGLRDVKTVDRNILVTPGASSNMAV, from the coding sequence ATGTCCCGGACCATCACCTGCATCGAAGACCTGCGCCTGATCGCCAAGCGGCGGGTGCCGCGGATGTTCTACGACTATGCCGACTCGGGCGCCTGGACGGAGAGCACCTATCGCGCCAACGAGGCTGATTTCGGCCGCATCAAGCTGCGCCAGCGGGTCGCCGTCGACATGAGCAACCGGACGCTCGAGAGCACCATGGTGGGCCAGAAGGTCGCCATGCCCGTGGCGATCGCCCCGACGGGACTGACCGGCATGCAGCATGCCGATGGCGAGATCCTTGCCGCCCGCGCCGCCGAGAAGGCCGGCATTCCCTTCACTCTGTCGACCATGAGCATCTGCTCGATCGAGGATGTCGCCGAGAACACCTCCAGCCCGTTCTGGTTCCAGCTCTACGTCATGCGCGACCGCGACTTCATCAACCGGCTGATCGACCGCGCCAAGGCGGCGCAATGCTCGGCGCTGGTGCTCACCCTGGACCTGCAGATCCTTGGCCAGCGCCACAAGGACATCCGGAACGGGTTGAGCGCCCCGCCCAAGCCGACGCTTGCCAATCTGATCAATCTCGCCACCAAGCCGCGCTGGTGCCTCGGCATGCTCGGCACCAAGCGCCGCACCTTCCGCAACATTGCCGGTCACGCCAAGGGCGTCGAGGACATGAGCTCGCTGTCGGCCTGGACCGCCGAACAGTTCGACCCGACGCTGAGCTGGGACGACGTCAAGTGGATCAAGGACCGCTGGGGCGGCAAGCTGATCCTGAAAGGCATTCTCGATCCGGAGGACGCGGAAATGGCGGCCCGGAGCGGCGCCGACGCCCTGGTTGTCTCCAACCACGGCGGTCGGCAGCTCGACGGTGCCCTGTCGTCGATCGCTGCCCTGCCGGCGATCGTCCAGACCGTCGGCGATCGGATCGAAGTGCTGATGGATGGCGGCATCCGTTCGGGCCAGGACGTCATCAAGGCGCTGGCGCTCGGCGCCAAGGGCGTCTTCATTGGCCGCGCCTTCCTCTATGGGCTCGGCGCTATGGGCGAACAAGGCGTCACTCTGTGCCTCGACATCATCCGCAAGGAGCTCGACACCACCATGGCGTTGTGCGGGCTGCGCGACGTCAAGACGGTCGACCGCAACATCCTGGTCACGCCGGGCGCCAGCTCCAACATGGCCGTCTGA
- a CDS encoding MetQ/NlpA family ABC transporter substrate-binding protein, which yields MKRRTFLLSAAATALSAAAGTGLAAQGSQVLRVGVSAGPYGDILREAAKLAEAEGLKVEIIEFTDWNLPNAALQAGDIDLNNFQHRPYLDAQIKARGYKIVALDPSIVVPAGIYSSKFPSIAAIPNGARIAIPNDPSNAARALFLFQEVGLITLKPGAGAQASVLDVVENPRKITFVELDAAQLARSLADVAAAFVTNNYAFLAGLDQKTALKLEGVDSQWTLVFAAREDRKDDPRIQRYIALYRSAQVKAFVQAKFAGTILPTW from the coding sequence ATGAAACGCAGAACATTCCTCCTGTCCGCCGCCGCGACCGCGTTGAGCGCCGCTGCCGGCACCGGGCTTGCCGCACAAGGGTCCCAAGTGCTGCGGGTCGGCGTCTCGGCCGGGCCTTACGGCGACATCCTGCGCGAAGCGGCCAAGCTTGCCGAAGCCGAAGGCCTGAAGGTCGAGATCATCGAATTCACCGACTGGAACCTGCCGAATGCCGCGCTGCAGGCCGGCGATATCGATCTCAACAATTTCCAGCACCGGCCTTATCTCGACGCACAGATCAAGGCGCGCGGCTACAAGATCGTGGCGCTCGATCCCTCGATCGTCGTTCCCGCCGGCATCTATTCGTCCAAGTTCCCCTCCATCGCCGCCATCCCGAACGGCGCCCGCATCGCCATTCCGAACGACCCGTCAAATGCCGCCCGCGCGCTGTTCCTGTTCCAGGAGGTCGGCCTGATCACGCTGAAGCCCGGCGCCGGCGCCCAGGCCAGCGTGCTGGATGTCGTCGAGAACCCGCGCAAGATCACCTTTGTCGAACTCGACGCGGCGCAGCTCGCCCGTTCGCTCGCCGACGTCGCGGCGGCCTTCGTCACCAACAACTATGCCTTCCTGGCCGGGCTCGACCAGAAGACGGCGCTGAAGCTCGAAGGCGTCGACAGCCAGTGGACCCTGGTCTTCGCCGCCCGCGAAGATCGCAAGGACGACCCGCGCATCCAGCGCTACATCGCGCTCTATCGCTCGGCGCAGGTGAAGGCATTCGTGCAGGCGAAATTCGCCGGCACGATCCTGCCGACCTGGTGA
- a CDS encoding methionine ABC transporter ATP-binding protein → MNAVTQFKDPVAVAAAAEPAIRFEAVSKVYSARNGDPAVTALDAVTLSVAPGSIAGIIGRSGAGKSTLLRVINGLERPSSGSVFVDNVDVAALDATDLRTLRRRIGMIFQHFNLLSSRTVFDNIALPLELAGTPKATIKARVDNLIELVGLADKRGRYPAELSGGQKQRVGIARALATEPKVLLSDEATSALDPETTRSILALLRRVNELTGVTIVLITHEMQVIKEICDQVAVIEAGRIIEEGPVYQVFAGPRTDTTRTFVSSVTGGELPRDITERLTASRDGARHAVLRIVFTGENATAPILSRLSRSLDIDVNVLSGQVDEIGQRPFGNLLVTIPANQETVGAVTGLIHAHGLKAEVLGYVA, encoded by the coding sequence ATGAACGCCGTCACCCAGTTCAAGGATCCGGTCGCCGTCGCCGCGGCCGCCGAGCCGGCCATTCGCTTCGAGGCCGTCTCCAAGGTCTATTCCGCACGCAACGGCGATCCCGCCGTCACCGCGCTCGACGCCGTGACGCTGTCGGTCGCGCCAGGCTCGATCGCCGGCATTATCGGCCGGTCCGGCGCCGGCAAGTCGACCTTGCTCCGGGTCATCAACGGCCTGGAGCGGCCGAGCTCCGGTTCGGTCTTCGTCGACAATGTCGATGTCGCGGCGCTCGACGCGACCGACCTGCGCACCCTGCGCCGGCGCATCGGCATGATCTTCCAGCACTTCAATCTGCTGTCCTCGCGCACCGTGTTCGACAACATCGCGCTGCCGCTCGAGCTTGCCGGCACGCCGAAGGCGACCATCAAGGCCCGCGTCGACAATCTGATCGAGCTCGTCGGCCTCGCCGACAAGCGCGGCCGCTATCCAGCCGAACTGTCGGGCGGCCAGAAGCAGCGGGTCGGCATCGCCCGGGCGCTCGCCACCGAACCGAAAGTACTCCTGTCGGACGAGGCGACCTCGGCGCTCGACCCGGAAACCACCCGGTCGATCCTCGCGCTGCTGCGCCGGGTCAACGAACTGACCGGCGTGACCATCGTGCTGATCACCCATGAGATGCAGGTGATCAAGGAGATCTGCGACCAGGTCGCGGTGATCGAGGCCGGCCGCATCATCGAAGAAGGCCCGGTCTATCAGGTCTTCGCCGGCCCCCGGACCGACACGACCCGGACCTTCGTCTCCTCCGTCACCGGCGGCGAACTGCCGCGCGACATCACCGAGCGGCTGACCGCCAGCCGGGATGGCGCCCGCCACGCAGTGCTGCGCATCGTCTTTACCGGCGAGAACGCCACGGCACCGATCCTGTCGCGGCTGTCGCGCTCGCTCGACATCGACGTCAACGTGCTGTCCGGCCAGGTCGACGAGATCGGCCAACGGCCGTTCGGCAACCTCCTGGTGACCATCCCGGCAAACCAGGAAACGGTCGGCGCCGTCACCGGTCTGATCCATGCTCACGGGCTCAAGGCGGAGGTGCTCGGTTATGTCGCCTGA